Proteins encoded together in one Coregonus clupeaformis isolate EN_2021a chromosome 30, ASM2061545v1, whole genome shotgun sequence window:
- the LOC123482265 gene encoding transmembrane protein 47, which yields MSSSVSETEEVRVSAALTPLKLVGLVCVFLALCLDVGAVMSPAWVTADDQYYLSLWEACWKAASSENWQCNSTLESDWQIATLALLLGGAALVLLSFLVVLVSVCIGSRRRFYRPVAVMLFAAVVLQGCSLVLYPIKFIETISLRIYHEFNWGYGLAWGATIFSFGGGILYCLNPKNYEDYY from the exons ATGTCTTCGTCTGTTAGCGAGACAGAGGAGGTGCGAGTCTCGGCGGCGCTGACGCCTTTGAAGTTGGTGGGACTCGTGTGCGTGTTCCTGGCGCTGTGCTTGGACGTCGGAGCCGTGATGAGCCCGGCATGGGTAACCGCCGACGACCAGTACTACCTCTCACTGTGGGAGGCGTGCTGGAAAGCGGCTTCGTCTGAGAACTGGCAGTGCAACAGCACGCTGGAGTCAG actGGCAGATCGCCACCCTGGCCTTGTTGCTAGGCGGAGCTGCCCTTGTCCTGCTGTCCTTCCTGGTGGTCCTGGTGTCAGTGTGTATCGGCTCCCGGAGACGCTTCTACAGACCTGTCGCTGTCATGCTATTCGCTGCAG TGGTGTTGCAGGGCTGCAGTCTGGTCCTCTACCCCATCAAGTTCATTGAGACCATCAGCTTGAGGATATACCATGAATTCAACTGGGGTTACGGCCTGGCCTGGGGCGCTACCATCTTCTCCTTCGGCGGGGGGATCCTCTACTGCCTCAACCCTAAGAACTATGAAGACTACTACTGA